The nucleotide sequence aaaaaaaatcaaAGCCCATGTGATTCACATGGGCTttgattttttttccttttcctcTTAATACCCTAcgtaaaaaacaaaaacaacaatTAATATCTCATTCAATTTGCCACTTAATTCCATCAAAGAAATGTTTATTGAAACTTTTAAAACTTGTTGATTATTTGTTCAATTAAGTTAATAACcattaatttagtttaattttcttTTGCAACAGATTATACTTTTTTTAGCTTGTTTTAGCTCATTTTCTCTTTAAACGTCTAAACTTCAAATACGAACCAATTATGAATAATATGCAATAAAAACTCCTCTAAAGTCACTCGAAAGTGTAAGAATATTTATatcaaaatatgtatattttagagCGTATcagcacactagtacgtatagcagaacagaaaacataaagcaagcaagcaagtaaacactagtccgagctatgaggtctaatgtgttgggtcttgcacttggagtgtagtgtcgtcacgagtcacgggttatagtatggtttttctcaaaaagatttcccctttttaaaaccaaattcactataaccaatggctctgataccaatctgtcacaccccccaaaatccacctacggagtaccaccgcttggaggcgtgactgaccaggatccagccaccaattatactgagcaatttaattaataacataagtaatactcaccaaccacaaggttagcaaatatcatagtcaaagttcaaaagttttaagttcaagtagtagtttaggtaagtagcggaagcatagacaaaatagtttaaaacaagattcttagttcaagtttgtttagaacccaacacacgggttagacgaccactacacatccacaagctgcaagctcctgagtcactgggtacctgcaaagcatgcagtagggtatcaacataatgttggcgagttcacgaggtgtcaagttttagtttttgaaaacgaaagttgtttagataaagcatttataattacgttatggggagctaccccatctgtaagctcactaaactgtagataccgaaactgttgacggaaagtggttgtgccccgagtcaatgtctatcgtcattgaccgagatgcaaggtctactagttcacgcccgatcccccggtcacggtgtgaggttgtcaaacctaatagctctatcaactaataacccgttcgcccccggagattaatcggtactgtaagcagggacttaatgtgatagagtttcgtttagcttggctagttgtgatttataaataatatccaaacgtatctcccccggagatagtaatttaaAAGTACCCAGTcgtatttcccccggaaataatagttcaaaagtattttccCCAAAATTGGCAGTTTGTCTGTGTCCCTCCCtaggacgcatgcttttagtgtgtgaactcaccttaggttgctcgacagattaggttacttggtcaagcacgctggtcaccacgtcctagcatggttaccagtataggtcaggtttgggtacaaaCAAGTCACATATATCTCACACAtttctaacacataacatgcatattGTGCTAGCATTTCCTAGTGTTGGGTTGGTTCTGGATTAAGCAGTAGCAGTTAACACACAACATGCAATTAACACACGATACATAATTCATTCAAGGTTATTGGGCCTGCCCTCTCGTGCTAGCAATTCATGCAGGGAACTATTAGTACTTAGTTAACACGAGAAGCAGCCCACTAAACCAAGTATGGCCCAATAGCAGCACAGCCCACTCGAAACCACCGagaagtggtctcgagtcgcaaccatgatgTAGACATGGACAGGGGTTTCAAGTGCCTTCCACTGCTGACTGTGGTCTCGAGTTGCAGccgctggtctcgagttgtgcatATGTGTTGCAACCAGGCCgtgtctcgactcgcaaccactagcgatctcgagtcgcaacactGATGGGCCACTAGCTGAGTCGAGACCTCCGTCGAAGCCACTGATGAAACAGTTGTTCTCGAGTCACAACCGCTGATCTCGAGTTGTCTCCTTgacggtctcgagtcgaaactAGGAGTCTCGACTCCCATCACCTGCTGATCCTAGACAACTGCAACAGTGTACTCATCCAATAGAATTTCGATTTCAGGATGTTTATGTACTATCCAACCACAATGCTCAAACATGTTTCCTTGTCTAATATTGATTCAAAATAGATCAAACATACAATTTTTAAATGTTCAACACATCTTCAAACagttcatcattttagggttttcccATTCGTCTCCATATTCTTTCGGTTCATCAAGTATGATTTTTAAGACATAACAATAAGCCTACAACACCACAACACACACATGATGTACATTTCATAAGCACTCCATGTATTAATTCATAAGCCAAAATCATGTGATGTCTCATAAAAATCTTCATGTGTAGAGACTAGTAAAATATCATGATAGCATCATCATTTCATCTCATCATTGTACAAAGTGCACATTTTCAAGTATAAATCTATAGCTTTTAAACTATACTACAACACTAACCTATATCATCACAAATCAACACCTTTATCATGTATGTCATTTACCAACCAAGCATTGTAATATCTAGAAacataaaacactaaccggatggTGTTCGGATTTGAAGAGTCAATGAACCAACTGCCGAGTGGTAATCCCGAGCTTGATCCGACAGTTTTGGTGCTACCGGTTgaatccgagagagagagaggacgGGAGGTTTGTGGTGGTGTTCTAGGGTTTtactgagagagagagagagagagagagagagagagagagagagagagtgagtgtaAGGGAAATGTGGATGATGGCATGGGTTTATATATATCAAGTGGTGCTCCCTAATGGGTTCCGAGTGGACCAAAGGAGGtccatggcccaaccggcccactgttttactgttcactcgagaccgggtggtctcgagtcgtggtctcggttcactaCTACTTATACACACACATATCTATATTTATTACATACACGTTATCAACACATAGCACATCAAAATATTTCACATCTTCCATTTAATATTTCATACGTACACACTGTTAATACAAGAGAGTTATTCgagaaaacctagagtgtcacaataTCATTCCAGTTATGTTGAATGGCCGCCATACCTGCTCTATCTCTAACACCTTCCCAAACACTAGAAGCATAGGCACACTCAAAAAACAAGTGTTCGTGTGAGTCCGGCCCAATAGTACACAGCGAGCAGCACATAAGGTTGAAATTCGCATTACCCATTGAGTTCCATCGGCTCATGATATCTTGTGTCTTCAATTTCCTATTAACAATCAACCACATAAGAAATGCGTGTCTAGGAATAGCTTGTGGAAACCACACAACATTTGCCCAAGGAACATCATCTTGAATCATCCGAATATCCTCCCAAGCCGTAGATGTAGCAAAGACTGTATCAACCCCTTGTCGAGTTCTCCAACTAATCTGGTCCTTACGCATCggatcaagattcaagtgttgaACATTTTGCATCACAGGAAACCGATTGACCCAGTCTTGTGGCCATACCCATTACCCTTCCACAAGAACATCGGATCAAGATTCAAGTGAAGATTTATCTTTAAATGAACACTGATGCACTATTTACTTGTTATAATATTTTACTTTGTTTTCTTATTTTTGCATAAATGTAACtttatattataaataataaacgataatacaattattaagtATATATCAAACGGGAACCTTTGATTCATAATCTACTATAACTTCAATCACCGAActccaaaatatatatatctacACATAGTAAAAATAAACGTTTATCCGATAAATGATGGGTTTAAACCAATTATAACAGTACGCGTACCATTATAGCGATTCTTCTAAAAAACACTTACAATTTGATAGAAGCATATGCCCGAcctaaaataattatttaatttagtgaaaaagaaaacaataataCAATTATTAAGTGTATATCAAACGAGACACTTTGATTCCTAATTTACCATAATTTTAATCACCGAACTCCCAAGTGTGTATATCTACTCATAATATCTAAATTTTGTTTAgaattatttatagaaagacaaatattcttatctaattttttgtttaaaattattattattattattattatgatcataataaaaacaaacgtttattCTTATTTgaatattttgtttaaaattattattatttaatataagagataaataaaaaaataagatgAGAAAGCATTGcgtccaaaaaaaaaatttcatttattagtataggaagatttaCCCTGATGAAAAGATATGTAATGAGATCCCAAATCATAAAAGAATTTGAACTTTGATATGATATATGTGTTAAATTTCAAATTCAAGATTTGTTTTGGGTTTTTTAATCTTACTATTTAATATaatgagtaaattacgtttttggacCCTGTGGTTatgtcagttttactatattagcccaaaataagaatttttaacgtaTTTGCCCCCATTGTCCCTATATCTAACTATTTTGACCCCTAATTCTAACCAAACCTCAACTCTGGTTAACTTCTTGGTCACATGGGTTGCACATgatgggtaaaattgtaattcCCCCCCCCCTTTTAATGACTTTGTAAAAAAATCCCACATCTTCAACCAAACATCATCATCCCCAGATCTTCatcttcaaccatcatcatcatccccagaTCTTCAATTAAATCTAACCCAGATCTTTAacgaacatcatcatcttcaaccatcatcatcatccccacataaacttcaaacacaaaatctaacccagatcatcatcatcatcatccccacataaacaacatccaaacaccccctaaattcCTAACACAAAATTGTcaaaaaaaacataacaaaataCAAACCTGAAGATGAAAATCCACATAACAAAATACAAATCttacaaaataaaatctaatatCCCAAGATGCATAACCCAGAACaagaatataaaaaaaaaacaatttaataaaTAATCACTTAATCTTCAATCTCAAATCCTACTATAATAAAAACACCAATCCACAACAATCATTCATAATTTCAAATTAAACCACAATTATTGAAAAAtctacttcaaaaataaaaaataaagaaaaaagaaagaaaagaaaaaagaa is from Helianthus annuus cultivar XRQ/B chromosome 9, HanXRQr2.0-SUNRISE, whole genome shotgun sequence and encodes:
- the LOC118481793 gene encoding uncharacterized protein LOC118481793, with the protein product MQNVQHLNLDPMRKDQISWRTRQGVDTVFATSTAWEDIRMIQDDVPWANVVWFPQAIPRHAFLMWLIVNRKLKTQDIMSRWNSMGNANFNLMCCSLCTIGPDSHEHLFFECAYASSVWEGVRDRAGMAAIQHNWNDIVTL